The DNA sequence AAATCACCTATGGTGACTGAAACAACCCAAAACAAAAAGCGAATAATAAAATTAGTGAAAGTCAATCACAGAAAACCAGACATTAAATGTTAATGAAAGACGGGTGGAACAAATAATGAATACCTTTTTGGTTCTGGCTTGAGTTCTCATCTCATATCATCTCTTATCATCTTTACATCCGAAGACTACATGCCatgtatcccatcatgcatcgcACATACCCCATAAGGCATCTCGACCAACCAACGTGTCCCTGTAACTGTGGTGCATTCAAATACAACCGGATCAATTTATATCAGAATATTGTTTTGTGGGGATGCATAAAttattttgtggaaacaaaatatttatgtaATTTACCCACGTCAGGTACCGGGGCTCCGTATAAAAGGCACTGATTACTTTACGGGTAGACcttaccacaaaaaaaaacacaaaagaaaacctgCTAACTTCTTCAAAATTGACCTCACAAAGAAGAGTTGAAACATCTCAAACAAAACACAGTCCAGTTGAGTACTTTATTACTCACTAATTTCCTTGGATCTGATTGCAACAGAGTTTCAGGATCACAAGAACCATTTCAAGACATCTCATGCTACATTTCTAAAGGCAACATATGCAAACAAGATCTCTGGTCAATACAAATAGGCTTGATTCACATTTTTAGGAGGATCTTATTCTGTGCACCTTGTTTTCTGAATCCTGTGCAGTCACAGGGGTGTCTGGAGTCTGACCCAGCTGCTTCAGCAGTCCATCAAAGGAAACACACACCTTGTCATGTCTAACAATTTGGAGTCTCCACTCAACCTGTGAATCCTCTTTTCAGACTGTAGGTGGTTCGGTGATGTAACATTTAATAATTGCTAATAGGATTTGGACTCACACAGCAGCAAACTTACAAAGGGTGGAGAGCAGTATGCATCAATGTGGAAAGTGATATCTCATTCAAAATGACACATGATCAATACATGGCTTTTCTGATCTACAAAATCAGCTGGTCCTTTCTGTTGTGACacagccgcggttacatgggcaaaatatcttgatcggatcaatggtcggattgaaatccaaccgtgcacatgggcacagaaaaccttttttccgATTAggacaaacgttcacatggtcacactctCGGTCAGAATAAACCATTTGGTCATGCGCAGAGGTGTTGAAAATACTGGaaaaaggaaatgagtcccacagtaaacaaactgctgccacatacatttatgcagcagctcggtaatatacgagacgatcttctaaacgtgcttttattaatgttattataaagcgcctgttcgctcatcattttctctttaatccgtgtggtcagtgctttttttttggaagaacgAAGCTCTcaggagaggctaacacgcACTAACAACGTTAGCCTTGttggatgaacataaatccatgcaggaaatgctgcaatctgcatcttggctgcacgtaaacatgtgggaataacatcagcctttattttgtcgggacacgactggaaacacaaatctacatgattgtttgaatgATTTCTAAGGTCTGAGTGACATTTCTGCtgtgaaaagctcacacaccgccccaaagccgctgtgtgagctgacggtccgagctctgctcggacacacggttctcctgaagCCAGCAGCCGCTGACCCAGAGCGGCATGACGGATCACAGTccgaattctcccacacataacaaaccaacaaaacgcacacgtaacaaagcatcctcccctcccctcaaacacacatgaataaatcctgctgctctgctcagagacacagtttgctcggtccaccggcaccCAAGCCCGGACCTGGGGCACGAAGCGCtagtgaggggtgtaagagaggggagaggtgAAGAGCCAGTGGGGCGAGGGCgagagcggggcgagagcggggcgagagcggggcgagagcggggcgagagcggggcgagagcggggcgagagcggggcgagagcggagcggcgctttgcACCGGGCCTCCGCAGAGCAGCGGATCGGTTCTATCTGAGTTTCAAAGCTTCTCTGGAGCGAAGCACCATCCATGcatgacacacgatcggaatgaactgtttacatgaacaacaatTGGATCaactatctcgatcggaaagaaattttgaccCAAACAAGTCTGatcggcgtgtttacatgacgcttttttcttccgatcaggcgttctttccgattacttttgcccatgtaaacgcagctacaaCCGTATCTTCTCACAGTTTGGATGTCTGCCTTTTCAGGTTGGAGGGAGCTACAGTCAGCTGTGTGGGTCGACCCCAAAGCCGCAGGCGACTGACCCCCCCGTCTGGACGGATTACGAGACGGATGTGAGTGAAGGGACGGCTCTGGATGAGGTCTGCAGCACTGTACTGATGCCTGCAATGAGGATGGAGCTGCAGCACAGACGGACATGTTCATTGCAATCCCAACAAAAGAAACCAGCGATCAATGTTAAAAATGACCTTCTGTGGGGggagaagctcctcccacttcaCTGAATTCCAGCTGGTCTTAATCAAATGTCTCTCCTCTTCCTGGGTCAGCAAACAGGCCTCTAGTCGGCAGGAGTCTGGGAAGTTACCTGAATGCAAATGTGGCATTAAAATTAGCTTTAGGTAGAAATGAGAGGATGCAGGGGAAGAGCGTCCTCACCTTTGAAGTGGGTGGTGTCCACTTCAATGCTGCTTATGACCCCAGGATGACCCAGGCGAAACACGGCCCACTCATAACCAGGCACCTGCAGGATCCCACACTCGTTTACCTGTAGGGAGAAGGTGGGATTCACCCTGGGCAGTTTACCAGTgcatcacagggccacacagaaacaaacaaccacacacactcacattcaaaCCTAAAGGACAATTTGGagtcaccaatcaacctatgatgCTTGCTTTTTGATTGTGGGAGCAAACCATAGTGTCTGGAAGAAATCCACAAATGCCcgaggagagcatgcaaactccacccaGCCATGATTTAAAGCAGGACCTTCTGGCTGTGGGggagagtgctaaccaccaGCTCATCGTGCTTCTTAAGTTACTGCTAACCTTTATTTTACAGGCTCAATGGCACATTAGAAAAGACTAATTGTATATTTGTTTTGGAGAGCTCTAGAAATGTCCCAGCAAGCATGTTGCTGTGTCTGGAGttatgagatcattcagagtaTTCAAATCGCGCCACAAGACCTTTTGCTACGTCTTTACTTTGACTCAGTATAGAAACTAAGTTTGTGAACGCAGCACTAGAATTATTCAGTAAAGGGGCTGATTTCATGATCAGTTCAGACTGATTGTCAAAAGTCTGAATTTGCAACATGAGTTTGTGTCTGTAGTGTGAACACTTGTTTCCTTGTGCTGTTTTGAAAATATGCTTTTACAGAAGCTCTATATAAATACAGATTTACTTACTCACTTTACTTGAGAGCAGGTTTTGCAGCTGTAAACTTTTCCACATGCACTTACATGGTTTTATATACAAATTTAGTTTGCAAATGAAAAACGTATTTGTATGTGTGGATATCATTTAGAACTAAAATGCATTTGAAAGGAAACAACACCAAAAGAAATGTGACTCACATTATTTGCCATAGATTTTTGAACTAATAGTTTATCTAAACCTGTGAGGAGAAATGTGAACGTTTTAGATGGGGagctgaaagaaacaaaaactacaaaaagaaGGATGTTCATGCATAATGGGAACTTTTTACATTCTTGCTTAATTGTGAGTGTCACATTCTGAAAACAGTCGtatcccttgttctatcctaggcactttaacattgggagttgggtcatctagacccattagacagtgctctgaaccttttttcttcaatgattgtgatcttcactggtgtccatggattacatgaaatctttccacctttatccacctttgtcatggtagggagaacacgtcagtgtaaggggggggtcatctaagatagcacaaggggtaaattGAGGGAACCATCAGAAAAACCCTAGAAAAGTATGAAAGGCTGCTGTGTGCTCAGACCTTTAACTCTTTGGGTCGGTCCAGTCTGCGAGCTGTTTCCCATCCGTCAGCCATATTGGCAGCCTGGCCCAAACCTGCAACCTCGCTTTCCTCAATCAACGTTCTTCAAAACTGACATGATGAGCTCAGAAAATACACTAGACTTTATTCCAAACCAATCATGTTGCGTGGATGTCCAAAGTGGGCGTTACTGTAGCCAAggcacattcctccattggtcaGAGCCACTAGGTCTACCTTCTGATTGGTGGAAACAGTTGACCAATCCCTGAGCCCAACACCATACACCCTCAAGCGAGCAATCCCTCCATCTGAGAACAAATAgttacacagacacacaccaacacactgCTGTGAGGAACAGGTCAGGAGAATCAAAGTAGCAGACAACAGGCGGGCGGTGAGTCAAGGTTTATTTAGTGTGTTTTAAAGGGGAGTTGGGGACAGATAGCTGGAACATGAACCCAGGCAGAAGACATAACAGCCCTGATACAGAGCCAGAGCTTCAGAAAGCAGGACAGAGCTTCAAGGACAATCTGGCTGTAAGTGGGTGGGTGAACAGAGCTTGAAGAGCAGGGGTCTTAATGAGGGAAATGGCAAGAGGTGAGAAAAGCGGGACAAGTTGAAGGGGCAGACCAGGGAGCAAAAGACTATCCATCTACCTCATTCAGAGGcagagagaaggagaagaaagagaaaaacctCGAGGGAGAACAGGGATCCCAACACACACTGGCCCACAGCCAAATCATTTtatgtgtatttgtgtgcatgtttgtacCTGGGAGCATGTTGAGCCGCAGGTGTGTGACCCTCCCCCTGAAATCTGTTCTGAAGTAATTGTGGCAACAATCGGAGTATCCAGGCTGCAGCGGACTCACGCCCACCAACTCTGGCCACGCCTCTGAGCCTAGCTGTCAGTCAAAGGAAGCATGGCCATCAATAAAAAGACTGAATTTCAGTGTAGAACATGGCATATTCTAAAATCTACGCACATGTAGATTGTAGTGAATGTAGTGAAGCGT is a window from the Oryzias latipes chromosome 24, ASM223467v1 genome containing:
- the allc gene encoding probable allantoicase isoform X1; the encoded protein is MLNFVLPGEGSEFLLLLLTLLLGHQNLSEPAFKLSEPVRTSTKELRMAERKTLLGKSQAEPDFLHFNDLACEAVGGKVIFATDEWFAPAKNLLKKEPPQFKASAFTDFGKWMDGWETRRKRIPGHDWCIIQLGVPGSIYGFDVDTSFFTGNHSPHISIQGGCLDQMPAFTLDGDRTGMAASSSEMAAAAKLGSEAWPELVGVSPLQPGYSDCCHNYFRTDFRGRVTHLRLNMLPDGGIARLRVYGVGLRDWSTVSTNQKVDLVALTNGGMCLGYSNAHFGHPRNMIGLGQAANMADGWETARRLDRPKELKVNECGILQVPGYEWAVFRLGHPGVISSIEVDTTHFKGNFPDSCRLEACLLTQEEERHLIKTSWNSVKWEELLPPQKASVQCCRPHPEPSLHSHPSRNPSRRGGQSPAALGSTHTADCSSLQPEKADIQTVRRYGCSCVYMGKSNRKERLIGRKKRHVNTPIRLVWVKISFRSR
- the allc gene encoding probable allantoicase isoform X2 encodes the protein MLNFVLPGEGSEFLLLLLTLLLGHQNLSEPAFKLSEPVRTSTKELRMAERKTLLGKSQAEPDFLHFNDLACEAVGGKVIFATDEWFAPAKNLLKKEPPQFKASAFTDFGKWMDGWETRRKRIPGHDWCIIQLGVPGSIYGFDVDTSFFTGNHSPHISIQGGCLDQMPAFTLDGDRTGMAASSSEMAAAAKLGSEAWPELVGVSPLQPGYSDCCHNYFRTDFRGRVTHLRLNMLPDGGIARLRVYGVGLRDWSTVSTNQKVDLVALTNGGMCLGYSNAHFGHPRNMIGLGQAANMADGWETARRLDRPKELKVNECGILQVPGYEWAVFRLGHPGVISSIEVDTTHFKGNFPDSCRLEACLLTQEEERHLIKTSWNSVKWEELLPPQKLHPHCRHQYSAADLIQSRPFTHIRLVIRPDGGVSRLRLWGRPTQLTVAPSNLKRQTSKL